One genomic window of Chitinophagaceae bacterium includes the following:
- a CDS encoding succinate dehydrogenase cytochrome b subunit yields the protein MSWVTQMFTSTLGRKFVMSLTGLFLCSFLIVHLTGNLLTLVPDNGLTFNAFTHFMESNILIKIMEVVLFAGFIIHIIQAAVISYKNRESRPVKYAVSAGTSNSTWYSRNMGILGVIILIFLVIHLKDFFYELKFGDEDFGVDANGNVNLFKETVGAFGSFPYALLYFVAMFGLGYHLWHGFQSAFRSLGLMHTKYTPAIEGLGKFYTIVITGGFMFLPVYWYLVQQLK from the coding sequence ATGAGTTGGGTTACCCAGATGTTCACTTCTACCCTCGGAAGAAAATTTGTAATGTCACTTACCGGACTTTTTCTTTGTTCGTTTCTCATTGTTCACTTAACCGGAAACCTGCTTACGCTTGTGCCTGATAATGGACTCACCTTTAATGCATTTACCCATTTCATGGAAAGCAATATCCTCATCAAGATCATGGAGGTGGTGCTTTTTGCAGGTTTTATTATTCACATTATTCAGGCGGCAGTTATCTCGTATAAAAACAGGGAATCGCGACCGGTTAAATATGCCGTTTCTGCGGGAACTTCCAACAGTACCTGGTATTCGCGCAACATGGGAATTTTAGGCGTTATCATTCTAATTTTCCTGGTGATTCACCTAAAAGATTTTTTCTACGAATTAAAATTTGGTGATGAAGATTTCGGTGTAGATGCAAACGGAAATGTGAACCTGTTTAAAGAAACGGTAGGAGCATTTGGCTCGTTTCCCTATGCGCTACTTTACTTCGTAGCGATGTTCGGATTGGGTTATCACCTGTGGCATGGATTTCAAAGCGCGTTTCGCTCATTGGGACTTATGCATACTAAGTATACTCCCGCGATTGAAGGTCTTGGAAAATTTTACACCATCGTCATCACCGGTGGATTCATGTTTTTGCCTGTTTACTGGTATTTGGTTCAACAGTTAAAATGA
- a CDS encoding SBBP repeat-containing protein, whose translation MRQLFNSFSKDPFEKQTVKLLHAGCLFFIFLCLAISSEAQYNIVDWGAYFSDDATGWNFEDDELIDDIKVDNQNPENIYVVGRTRSALGTTESCPGNLLSFGKGDVLLAKYNRCGELLYSRYLGNKKKTDYAYSLAMDYDASGNTFVYVAGEMKTSGTGPLAFTCDGGPTPFRDTPVGTWDGFIAKYDQKGDLQRWTYFGGNDAITEEVDQILGITIINHKVLVVGYTESADLYKNAVHTEDTTFEGAGDGFFATFSSDLHSLDYFTYIGGAGKDRCHGITVYQQGTNPPDIFIDGTTPSSSGIAEGNAFDISLSGDLDAFVGKWEDDDGDGTYTKTWATYIGGTGIERARDMDVDNNGNIILVGQTNSANLPWAHGYDSTRNGQFDAFVIKLPNAGGAPFWGTYFGGYADEESVGLVWRKGAKEDHVIIGGITYSSQKESCLPVPNPDNFTPFPLKDPMLKYINGKPGANYCPGTVGDAFIAELSDKPVGQSLVFSTYLGGSGNEVNGENQLSYNPSFAITKYGELYVAFNSRSIDIAAQLGPSIHKLYGSYHGGIDAVVARLIDSNAFHYHCTVFRDAGENNGTSANQIIDETMNVYPNPFHDLIHLEVVADDASVISYAVFDQVGKLIEKKSTELYSGTNQLPIDLSHQSAGMYLLQISLPDKTLQVKLLKQER comes from the coding sequence ATGAGACAGTTATTCAATTCATTTTCAAAGGACCCATTTGAAAAACAAACAGTTAAATTACTTCATGCTGGCTGCTTGTTTTTTATTTTCCTGTGTCTTGCAATTTCTTCTGAAGCACAATACAACATTGTGGATTGGGGTGCCTACTTCAGCGATGATGCAACAGGTTGGAATTTTGAAGATGATGAATTGATTGATGATATAAAAGTGGACAACCAAAATCCGGAAAATATTTACGTAGTGGGAAGAACTCGTTCTGCATTAGGAACCACCGAATCGTGTCCGGGAAATCTCCTCTCTTTTGGAAAAGGAGATGTATTGCTTGCAAAATATAACCGTTGTGGTGAATTACTATATTCAAGATATCTTGGCAATAAAAAGAAAACTGATTATGCATATTCCCTTGCGATGGACTACGATGCTTCAGGAAATACTTTTGTATATGTAGCCGGAGAAATGAAGACCAGTGGAACAGGTCCCTTAGCATTTACATGTGATGGTGGTCCCACTCCGTTTCGTGATACTCCTGTTGGTACCTGGGACGGTTTTATCGCTAAATATGATCAGAAAGGTGACCTTCAGAGATGGACTTATTTCGGTGGCAATGATGCAATAACAGAAGAAGTGGATCAGATACTTGGAATAACCATTATCAATCACAAAGTTTTGGTGGTTGGTTACACTGAAAGCGCTGACTTGTATAAAAATGCAGTTCATACAGAGGATACTACTTTTGAAGGTGCGGGGGATGGATTCTTCGCAACATTCTCTTCAGATCTTCATTCCCTTGACTATTTTACTTACATCGGCGGCGCCGGAAAAGACCGTTGTCATGGCATCACGGTTTACCAGCAAGGCACAAATCCGCCGGATATTTTTATTGATGGCACTACGCCGAGTTCAAGTGGCATTGCAGAAGGCAATGCGTTTGATATTTCGTTAAGTGGGGACCTTGATGCGTTTGTTGGCAAGTGGGAAGATGATGATGGTGATGGCACCTACACCAAAACATGGGCTACATACATTGGCGGCACCGGCATCGAACGTGCGCGCGATATGGATGTTGACAATAATGGAAATATTATTCTGGTGGGTCAGACCAACAGCGCAAACCTGCCCTGGGCACACGGATACGACTCAACAAGAAATGGTCAGTTCGACGCCTTTGTAATCAAATTGCCCAACGCAGGTGGTGCTCCTTTTTGGGGTACTTATTTCGGAGGATATGCTGATGAAGAATCAGTTGGTTTGGTTTGGAGAAAAGGTGCGAAAGAAGATCATGTAATCATTGGTGGAATCACCTATAGCTCACAGAAAGAAAGTTGTCTGCCGGTTCCGAATCCCGACAATTTCACACCTTTTCCACTGAAAGATCCAATGCTTAAATACATCAATGGAAAACCGGGTGCAAATTATTGTCCGGGCACGGTTGGTGATGCCTTTATTGCTGAACTGTCGGATAAACCTGTCGGTCAGTCGCTTGTTTTCTCCACCTATTTAGGCGGCTCAGGCAATGAAGTAAATGGAGAGAATCAATTGAGTTACAATCCATCTTTCGCTATCACGAAGTATGGAGAATTGTATGTGGCCTTCAATTCAAGAAGCATTGACATTGCTGCGCAACTCGGGCCCTCGATACATAAACTTTATGGAAGTTACCACGGTGGTATTGATGCCGTGGTGGCACGACTGATTGACAGCAATGCATTTCATTATCACTGTACGGTATTTCGCGATGCCGGAGAAAATAACGGAACATCTGCTAATCAAATCATCGATGAAACAATGAATGTTTATCCCAACCCCTTTCATGATTTGATCCATTTAGAAGTTGTGGCAGATGATGCATCAGTGATTTCTTATGCAGTATTTGATCAGGTGGGAAAACTTATTGAGAAGAAATCAACAGAATTATATTCCGGTACCAATCAGCTTCCAATAGATCTCTCCCACCAATCAGCAGGTATGTATTTATTGCAGATAAGTCTTCCTGATAAGACACTACAGGTAAAGTTATTGAAGCAGGAGCGTTGA
- a CDS encoding DEAD/DEAH box helicase: MQSFSDLGLSQPILEAIETMGFVTPTPIQEKVIPGLLVNNRDLIALAQTGTGKTAAFGLPLIQLINPDLAHTQALILAPTRELCMQITSDIKSYARRLPAIKTVAVYGGAGIMEQMRTIRNGVQIVVATPGRLIDLIGRKAVNLKTISFVILDEADEMLNMGFQEDLDEILKSTPAEKMTWLFSATMPPEIRRISKKYMNNPFEVQIGTANTANENIEHQYYVVNSREKYSALKRIVDFTPDIYGIIFCRTKAETQQIAETLIKDGYNADSLHGDLQQAQRDKVMRAFKSRTLQLLVATDVAARGIDVNDVSHIINLHLPDDMDFYTHRSGRTARAGKTGISMVLVDDRDISKIRQLEKKIQTKFERKKVPTGLQVCEQQLLALIKRVHGVTVNEKEMSPFMPSVMEEFKDLSKEEVIKRFASIEFNRFLDYYRGARDLNIQERTTTSYRDRDYASSGESHNGERMFINLGKMDELTEEKLLGIIRQATQLKGKEIMNLKLKGAYSFFYVDDQFVNPVVHAFKGASYRGRRIRVEVQNENEERRERKPHRKGSSSFQKPKERNRY; the protein is encoded by the coding sequence ATGCAATCTTTTTCAGACCTCGGGCTATCACAGCCAATTCTGGAGGCTATAGAAACAATGGGCTTTGTAACCCCCACTCCAATTCAGGAAAAAGTGATTCCTGGATTATTAGTCAATAATCGTGACCTTATTGCCCTCGCCCAAACCGGTACAGGTAAAACCGCTGCTTTCGGATTACCGCTGATACAATTGATCAATCCTGACCTGGCGCATACGCAGGCATTGATACTTGCTCCAACCCGTGAACTGTGCATGCAAATCACGAGCGACATTAAGAGCTACGCACGACGGCTTCCTGCAATAAAAACAGTTGCAGTGTATGGTGGTGCAGGCATTATGGAACAAATGCGCACCATTCGCAACGGAGTTCAGATTGTGGTGGCAACGCCGGGGCGTCTCATTGATCTTATTGGAAGAAAGGCCGTCAACCTCAAAACTATAAGCTTTGTAATATTGGATGAAGCCGATGAAATGCTGAACATGGGTTTCCAGGAAGACCTTGATGAAATTTTAAAATCAACTCCTGCGGAAAAAATGACCTGGCTTTTTTCAGCCACCATGCCACCCGAAATCAGGCGCATCTCTAAAAAATACATGAATAATCCGTTCGAGGTGCAGATCGGAACAGCGAATACCGCCAATGAAAACATAGAACATCAATACTATGTAGTGAACAGCCGCGAGAAATATTCGGCATTGAAACGGATTGTAGATTTCACACCTGACATTTATGGAATTATTTTCTGCCGTACGAAAGCGGAAACGCAGCAGATAGCGGAAACACTTATTAAAGATGGATACAACGCAGATTCCCTCCACGGAGACTTGCAGCAGGCACAACGTGATAAAGTGATGCGTGCTTTCAAAAGCCGGACCCTGCAACTGTTGGTGGCCACTGATGTTGCTGCACGCGGAATAGATGTGAATGATGTATCACACATCATCAATCTTCACTTGCCTGATGATATGGATTTTTATACGCACCGCAGTGGAAGAACGGCACGTGCAGGAAAGACCGGCATCTCCATGGTATTGGTTGACGATCGCGACATTTCGAAGATCAGACAACTGGAGAAAAAAATTCAGACAAAATTTGAACGTAAAAAAGTCCCTACAGGATTGCAGGTTTGCGAACAACAACTGCTTGCATTGATTAAACGTGTGCATGGTGTAACAGTAAATGAAAAAGAAATGTCACCCTTTATGCCTTCCGTAATGGAAGAGTTTAAAGACCTGAGCAAAGAAGAAGTTATTAAACGTTTTGCTTCTATTGAATTTAACCGGTTCCTGGATTACTATCGCGGAGCTCGTGACCTTAACATACAGGAACGTACTACTACTTCCTACCGTGACCGTGACTATGCTTCTTCCGGAGAATCTCACAATGGTGAACGCATGTTCATCAATCTTGGGAAGATGGATGAGCTTACCGAAGAAAAATTATTGGGAATCATCCGGCAGGCTACTCAATTGAAAGGCAAAGAAATAATGAACCTCAAGCTCAAAGGAGCGTATTCTTTTTTTTATGTTGATGATCAATTTGTAAACCCCGTAGTGCATGCTTTCAAAGGTGCATCTTACCGTGGCAGGCGCATTCGGGTAGAAGTACAGAATGAAAATGAAGAACGCCGTGAAAGAAAACCACACCGGAAAGGCAGTTCATCATTTCAAAAACCGAAAGAAAGGAACAGGTACTAG
- a CDS encoding succinate dehydrogenase/fumarate reductase iron-sulfur subunit yields MQLTLKVWRQKNRDDKGTFETYQLADVDEHASFLEMFDVLNEQLINEGKDPVAFDHDCREGICGTCSMVINGRPHGPMKATTTCQLHMRHFKDGDTITVEPWRAKGFPVLRDLVTDRTSFDRIIAAGGFVSVNTGQAADANAILIEKEKSDLAFEAAACIGCGACVAACKNSSAMLFVGAKVSHLALLPQGEPERGQRVLNMVAQMDLEGFGSCTNTLACEAECPKEISAMNIARLNREYLWASMTENK; encoded by the coding sequence ATGCAACTAACCCTAAAAGTCTGGCGCCAGAAGAATCGAGATGACAAAGGAACCTTTGAAACCTATCAGCTCGCCGATGTGGATGAGCATGCTTCTTTCCTGGAGATGTTTGATGTGTTGAATGAACAGTTGATCAATGAAGGAAAAGATCCGGTTGCTTTCGATCATGATTGTCGCGAAGGAATCTGTGGCACCTGCAGCATGGTGATCAACGGCCGCCCTCATGGACCGATGAAAGCTACCACCACTTGCCAATTGCACATGCGTCATTTTAAGGATGGTGATACGATTACTGTTGAACCGTGGCGTGCGAAAGGATTTCCAGTATTACGCGATCTTGTGACTGACCGGACTTCTTTCGATCGCATTATAGCGGCAGGAGGATTTGTGTCTGTTAATACGGGACAAGCTGCTGATGCGAATGCCATATTGATTGAAAAAGAAAAATCTGATCTCGCTTTTGAAGCGGCTGCCTGTATTGGATGTGGTGCCTGCGTAGCTGCCTGCAAAAATTCTTCCGCCATGTTATTCGTGGGTGCAAAAGTTTCACACCTGGCTTTGCTGCCGCAAGGTGAACCGGAACGTGGACAAAGGGTGCTGAATATGGTAGCGCAGATGGACCTCGAAGGATTTGGAAGTTGTACCAATACACTTGCATGCGAAGCGGAATGCCCAAAAGAAATTTCCGCCATGAATATCGCGCGCCTGAATCGTGAATATCTGTGGGCTAGTATGACTGAAAATAAGTGA
- a CDS encoding fumarate reductase/succinate dehydrogenase flavoprotein subunit, whose amino-acid sequence MALDAKIPAGPLESKWTTYRSTVKLVSPANKRKLDVIVVGTGLAGASAAASLAELGYNVKVFCFQDSARRAHSISAQGGINAAKNYRNDGDSIYRLFYDTIKGGDYRAREANVYRLAEASVSIIDQCVAQGVPFAREYGGLLDNRSFGGVQVSRTFYARGQTGQQLLIGAYQALERQVGLKNAELYTRHEMLEVVIKNGKSVGIIVRDLVTGEIQRHGAHAVVLATGGYGNVFFLSTNAMGCNTTAIWRAYKKGAYFGNPCFTQIHPTCLPQHGDYQSKLTLMSESLRNDGRVWVPKAKGEKRKAADIPEAERDYYLERKYPSFGNLVPRDIASRAAKEVCDEGRGVGSTGLAVYLDFADAIKRLGKEVVSARYGNLFEMYDKITADDPYTTPMMIYPAVHYTMGGLWVDYNLMTTVPGLYATGECNFSDHGANRLGASALMQGLADGYFVLPYTIGEYLSGEILSGKVDTNSSEFADAEADVRKRLSAFVNNKGTKSVDYFHKQLGKVMWDDCGMARNRESLTRAASEIAKIKTAFWSDVRVPGTENEFNQELEKACRVADFIELGQLMVQDALAREESCGGHFRTEFQTAEGEALRRDDGFMYVSAYEFKGEDVLAELHKEELKYEVVHPTQRSYK is encoded by the coding sequence ATGGCTTTAGATGCAAAAATTCCTGCTGGTCCGCTGGAAAGTAAATGGACAACTTATCGCTCTACCGTTAAACTGGTGAGTCCTGCAAACAAGAGAAAATTAGATGTGATTGTAGTAGGAACCGGTCTGGCCGGCGCTTCCGCTGCAGCATCACTGGCTGAGCTGGGTTACAATGTAAAAGTTTTTTGCTTTCAGGATAGTGCACGCAGGGCGCATTCTATTTCCGCGCAAGGCGGTATTAATGCTGCCAAAAATTATCGCAACGACGGCGACAGCATTTATCGACTGTTTTATGATACTATAAAAGGTGGTGACTATCGTGCAAGAGAAGCCAATGTATATCGGCTTGCTGAAGCAAGTGTGAGTATTATTGATCAATGTGTAGCACAAGGTGTTCCGTTTGCACGTGAATATGGTGGGTTGCTCGACAACCGTTCATTCGGTGGTGTGCAGGTTTCACGAACGTTTTATGCTCGTGGTCAAACAGGACAACAATTGCTGATTGGTGCTTACCAGGCATTAGAGCGTCAGGTAGGTTTGAAGAATGCGGAGTTGTACACGCGGCATGAAATGCTGGAAGTGGTGATTAAGAATGGCAAGTCCGTCGGCATCATTGTGCGTGATTTGGTAACCGGAGAAATTCAGCGGCATGGTGCACATGCTGTCGTGCTCGCAACGGGCGGCTATGGAAATGTTTTTTTCCTTTCTACCAATGCAATGGGTTGTAATACCACTGCTATCTGGCGCGCTTATAAGAAAGGGGCTTATTTCGGCAATCCATGCTTCACACAAATACATCCTACGTGTTTACCGCAGCACGGCGATTATCAATCGAAGCTTACACTGATGAGTGAATCGTTGCGGAACGATGGACGTGTTTGGGTGCCAAAGGCAAAGGGAGAAAAACGTAAAGCAGCAGATATTCCTGAAGCTGAACGCGATTATTATTTGGAAAGAAAATATCCATCTTTCGGAAATCTTGTGCCACGTGATATCGCGTCTCGTGCGGCAAAAGAAGTTTGTGATGAAGGTCGTGGCGTAGGTTCAACTGGTCTCGCTGTCTACCTCGATTTTGCAGATGCCATAAAAAGGTTAGGCAAGGAGGTGGTAAGTGCGCGTTATGGTAACCTGTTTGAAATGTATGACAAGATCACTGCAGACGATCCATACACAACTCCGATGATGATTTATCCGGCAGTGCATTATACCATGGGAGGACTTTGGGTGGATTATAACCTGATGACTACCGTACCTGGTTTGTATGCTACAGGTGAATGTAATTTTTCTGATCATGGTGCAAACAGGCTTGGTGCTTCTGCATTGATGCAAGGTTTAGCAGATGGTTATTTTGTTTTGCCTTATACCATTGGTGAATATTTGTCGGGTGAAATCTTATCAGGAAAAGTGGATACCAACAGCAGTGAGTTTGCAGATGCGGAAGCAGACGTGAGAAAACGTCTTTCCGCTTTCGTAAATAACAAGGGCACGAAGTCAGTTGATTATTTCCATAAGCAATTAGGAAAAGTGATGTGGGATGATTGCGGCATGGCGCGTAACCGTGAAAGCTTAACAAGAGCTGCATCTGAAATCGCAAAAATTAAAACTGCTTTCTGGAGTGATGTACGTGTTCCGGGTACGGAAAACGAATTCAACCAGGAACTTGAAAAAGCATGTCGTGTAGCAGATTTTATTGAGCTGGGACAACTGATGGTACAGGATGCGCTGGCACGTGAAGAGAGTTGTGGAGGCCACTTCAGAACAGAATTCCAGACAGCGGAAGGCGAAGCATTGCGCCGTGATGATGGGTTCATGTATGTGAGTGCTTATGAATTTAAAGGAGAAGATGTGTTGGCGGAGTTGCATAAGGAGGAGTTGAAGTATGAGGTGGTGCATCCGACGCAGAGGAGTTATAAGTAG
- a CDS encoding DUF2200 domain-containing protein translates to MNNANNHDERFAKMTFATVYPLYVTKVEKKGRTKDELYQVIAWLTGFDEKKLQTLIKEKVTFETFFQRATLNPNAALITGVICGYRVEEIKNPLTQQVRYLDKLVDELAKGRKMEKILRVA, encoded by the coding sequence ATGAACAACGCAAACAATCACGATGAGCGCTTTGCAAAAATGACATTCGCGACCGTATATCCGCTTTATGTAACAAAGGTGGAGAAGAAAGGCAGAACAAAAGATGAACTGTACCAGGTGATAGCGTGGCTAACAGGGTTTGATGAAAAAAAACTGCAAACACTCATTAAAGAAAAAGTGACTTTTGAAACATTCTTTCAAAGAGCCACCTTAAATCCTAATGCTGCGCTAATTACCGGTGTAATCTGTGGTTATCGGGTGGAAGAAATCAAAAATCCGTTAACGCAACAAGTAAGGTATTTGGATAAGCTGGTAGATGAGTTGGCGAAAGGCCGGAAGATGGAAAAGATTTTACGTGTTGCTTAG
- a CDS encoding four helix bundle protein — MENQKKFMKLSDVEAYRIAFHLSNYIWDVVRSWDSFARNSIGSQFANAADSISANIAEGWGRYGKRDKVKHYRISLGETTECLDWNQKSKVRTLLKDEEYDHIFTELKKLPKAIHS, encoded by the coding sequence ATGGAAAATCAAAAGAAATTCATGAAGCTTAGTGATGTGGAAGCTTACCGGATAGCTTTTCACTTAAGTAATTATATCTGGGATGTAGTGAGGAGTTGGGATTCATTTGCAAGGAATAGCATTGGAAGTCAATTTGCAAATGCAGCAGATTCCATTTCCGCAAATATTGCTGAAGGCTGGGGCAGATATGGTAAGAGAGATAAAGTGAAACATTACAGAATAAGCCTTGGAGAAACTACGGAATGCCTGGATTGGAATCAGAAATCAAAAGTGAGAACACTTTTGAAAGATGAAGAGTACGATCATATTTTTACGGAACTTAAGAAATTACCCAAAGCAATTCATTCATAA
- a CDS encoding SRPBCC domain-containing protein, which yields MENKNFTTTILVDNTPEEVFNAINNVRGWWSENIDGNTDKPDAEFLYHYKDVHICKMKIIEMVPGKKVVWLVLENQFNFTKDQSEWKGNKIFFEISEKDNQTQLQFTQSGLTPEYECYNVCQDAWTSYIQGSIKDLITTGKGKPNTKEDDSLNKELIEKWGLPKK from the coding sequence ATGGAGAACAAAAATTTCACAACAACTATTCTGGTTGACAATACACCGGAAGAAGTTTTCAATGCGATCAATAATGTTCGTGGATGGTGGAGTGAAAACATTGATGGCAACACCGATAAACCGGACGCGGAATTTCTATACCACTATAAAGATGTTCATATCTGTAAAATGAAGATCATTGAAATGGTGCCGGGCAAAAAAGTTGTTTGGCTGGTGTTGGAAAATCAATTCAATTTCACAAAGGATCAAAGTGAATGGAAAGGCAATAAAATATTTTTTGAAATTTCTGAAAAGGATAACCAGACGCAACTTCAATTCACACAATCTGGTCTGACACCTGAATATGAATGCTATAATGTTTGCCAGGATGCATGGACAAGTTACATACAAGGCAGTATAAAGGATTTAATTACAACGGGAAAAGGAAAGCCCAACACGAAAGAAGATGATTCGCTTAATAAGGAACTCATAGAAAAATGGGGACTCCCGAAAAAATAG